From bacterium, a single genomic window includes:
- a CDS encoding DUF4412 domain-containing protein has translation MTKYLSRTLLFCVFLAVSVYAAPGLYVEQTTGSNDNTHIAKIFAASDRFRAEEGSTITIARNDLGVIWMFDETEKSYIEMPQSMLKELAAMGQAASGEAGKDPGLRGDAYYRTGKTKKIGEWDCYEVALDLQKRSGMLEIVDEQSLWISTKAYPGAISYFEWVFQALGVSRDDLNKMKTVLGEGFPIETRMVAMGNTTVTRVVKLESRDHPNSLFEPLTGYRKDSFEQMLGK, from the coding sequence ATGACCAAATATCTCTCCCGCACGCTGCTCTTCTGCGTTTTCCTTGCAGTCAGTGTGTATGCCGCCCCCGGTCTGTATGTCGAACAGACGACCGGAAGCAATGACAACACCCACATCGCAAAAATCTTTGCCGCTTCCGACCGCTTCCGTGCCGAGGAAGGGAGCACCATCACGATTGCCCGCAACGATCTGGGGGTAATCTGGATGTTCGACGAAACGGAGAAGAGTTATATCGAAATGCCGCAATCGATGTTAAAGGAACTTGCCGCTATGGGACAAGCCGCCTCCGGGGAAGCGGGCAAAGACCCGGGACTGCGGGGCGACGCCTATTACCGCACCGGTAAAACGAAGAAAATCGGCGAATGGGATTGTTACGAAGTCGCCCTCGATTTACAAAAACGCAGCGGGATGTTGGAAATCGTCGATGAGCAGTCGCTCTGGATTTCCACCAAAGCGTATCCCGGCGCGATTTCATACTTTGAATGGGTATTTCAGGCGTTGGGCGTCAGCCGCGACGATTTAAATAAAATGAAAACCGTTTTGGGGGAAGGCTTCCCCATCGAAACTCGGATGGTCGCTATGGGGAACACGACCGTAACCCGAGTCGTAAAATTGGAAAGCCGCGATCATCCGAATTCGTTATTCGAGCCGCTTACCGGTTACCGGAAAGATTCGTTCGAACAGATGCTCGGGAAGTAA
- a CDS encoding aminopeptidase: MKDHRNEVLAKQLIDYSLEIQSGETLYLEIKGKETLELGKQIIRLATEKGATVFWYYNDESLLRQFLRSAHPVQMERMAELHLELMKQADCYIGLRGSDNPFDLADVDGKQKDAFNKLFYHPVHLEERVKRTRWVVLRYPNNAMAQLAETSQEKFEDFYFEVCCADYAKMSIAEDKLKALMDATDKVHLKGPGTDLTFSIKDIPVVKCDGGRNIPDGEVYTAPVRNSLNGVIKYNTPSLYEGTVFTGITFTFENGKIVHATADGNVEKLNRILDTDEGARYIGEFSLGVNPFILHPMKDTLFDEKIAGSIHLTPGQSYDEAPNGNASAIHWDLVLVQRADYGGGEIWFDDKLIRKDGIFTDPALEAAFSKENLRGI; this comes from the coding sequence ATGAAAGACCACCGCAACGAAGTTCTCGCAAAACAATTGATCGACTATTCACTTGAAATTCAATCGGGTGAAACGCTGTATCTGGAAATCAAAGGGAAAGAAACGCTGGAACTGGGAAAGCAGATTATCCGTCTCGCCACCGAAAAGGGGGCGACGGTATTCTGGTACTATAACGACGAGTCGTTGCTCCGTCAATTCCTACGCTCAGCTCACCCGGTGCAGATGGAACGAATGGCGGAACTCCATCTCGAACTGATGAAGCAAGCCGATTGTTACATCGGGCTTCGCGGTTCCGACAATCCATTCGATCTTGCTGATGTTGATGGAAAACAGAAGGACGCATTCAATAAGTTGTTCTATCACCCGGTCCATCTCGAAGAACGGGTGAAGCGGACGCGCTGGGTCGTCTTGCGTTATCCGAATAATGCGATGGCGCAGCTTGCCGAAACATCACAGGAAAAATTCGAGGACTTCTATTTTGAAGTATGCTGCGCCGACTATGCGAAGATGTCGATTGCTGAAGATAAACTCAAAGCGTTAATGGATGCGACTGATAAAGTCCATCTCAAAGGACCCGGCACCGATTTGACATTTTCGATTAAGGACATTCCCGTCGTGAAATGCGACGGCGGACGCAACATCCCCGATGGCGAGGTGTACACCGCGCCGGTGCGCAATTCGTTGAACGGTGTCATCAAATACAATACCCCCTCGCTTTACGAAGGAACGGTCTTCACCGGTATCACCTTTACCTTTGAGAATGGGAAAATCGTTCATGCAACTGCAGACGGCAACGTGGAAAAGTTGAATCGCATTCTCGATACCGACGAAGGGGCGCGTTACATCGGCGAGTTTTCGTTGGGTGTTAATCCCTTCATTCTCCATCCGATGAAGGATACGCTTTTCGATGAGAAGATTGCCGGTTCGATTCACCTGACGCCGGGTCAATCCTATGATGAAGCGCCGAATGGCAACGCTTCGGCTATCCACTGGGATTTGGTGCTCGTGCAGCGTGCCGATTACGGCGGCGGTGAAATCTGGTTCGACGATAAATTGATTCGTAAGGATGGTATTTTTACCGATCCGGCATTGGAAGCCGCCTTCTCGAAAGAGAATCTCCGTGGCATTTGA
- a CDS encoding sensor histidine kinase, whose product MKTSNGHPRNKRAVAGHKLRDQYVLYATFTHDIANLFHAMQFLTNENEITETDQLKLRELARKGAKYIQFVRNYMQLGEYPHNEPVAIADIVNAAVDEIELFAATSGVRILRDDLSGTLHHVDPAILREAILGNLLYNAVKFTPPGKNVRVGSRITKTHVAILITDEGPGMPKDLAERIGDAREVIPSPGARGEIGSGIGLVLTHRLTERMEGKLSFVTPFTIEGGTQAVLEWRN is encoded by the coding sequence ATGAAAACCTCTAACGGACATCCCCGCAATAAACGAGCGGTCGCCGGGCATAAGCTTCGCGATCAGTATGTACTCTATGCGACTTTTACCCATGACATTGCGAATTTGTTTCATGCTATGCAGTTCTTGACCAATGAGAACGAAATCACTGAAACCGATCAACTGAAATTGCGTGAACTTGCCCGTAAAGGGGCAAAGTATATCCAATTTGTTCGGAATTATATGCAACTCGGTGAGTACCCCCATAATGAACCGGTTGCCATCGCCGATATCGTGAATGCTGCGGTAGATGAGATTGAATTGTTTGCCGCGACTTCCGGGGTACGTATCCTGCGCGACGATTTGTCGGGTACCCTGCATCACGTCGATCCCGCGATCCTGCGCGAAGCGATCTTAGGAAATCTGTTATACAATGCGGTGAAATTCACCCCGCCCGGAAAAAACGTGCGAGTCGGTTCCCGAATCACGAAAACTCATGTTGCAATACTGATAACGGACGAAGGTCCGGGGATGCCAAAGGATTTAGCGGAACGCATTGGCGATGCCCGTGAAGTGATTCCTTCACCAGGTGCGCGCGGTGAAATTGGCAGCGGTATCGGTTTGGTATTGACGCATCGTTTGACCGAACGTATGGAAGGGAAACTATCGTTCGTGACTCCCTTTACGATCGAGGGGGGGACGCAAGCGGTGTTGGAGTGGCGGAATTAA
- a CDS encoding HAD-IA family hydrolase, with amino-acid sequence MIRAILFDLDNTLVDFLRMKNAGVDAAIVAMRDAGLSLDEEVLRRRIFAIYREYGIEYQEVFDRLLEGFPTPSPRLLAAAISGYQRAWHNHLEPYPGVRVTLAGLLKRGVLLGVVSDAPRKQAWLRLVEAGIEVFFDTVVAFEDTGKQKPHAAPFQLAMTRLGVGSGETLMVGDWPERDVHGAQALGVKTVFARYGDVHEVVEAGADFEIDQPEQLLAIVDQLGTPYREILPPKQEILL; translated from the coding sequence GTGATTCGAGCCATTCTCTTCGACTTGGATAATACGCTGGTCGATTTTCTACGGATGAAAAATGCCGGGGTCGATGCGGCAATCGTCGCAATGCGCGATGCGGGATTATCACTCGACGAGGAGGTATTGCGACGTCGGATATTTGCGATCTACCGCGAATACGGCATTGAGTATCAGGAAGTATTCGATCGATTACTCGAGGGATTTCCCACTCCGAGTCCCCGTTTATTAGCGGCGGCGATCAGCGGGTACCAACGAGCTTGGCACAACCATCTCGAACCATACCCCGGTGTTCGAGTGACACTGGCTGGACTGTTAAAGCGGGGAGTTCTACTGGGCGTTGTATCCGATGCACCGCGGAAACAGGCATGGCTGCGTTTGGTGGAAGCCGGGATCGAGGTCTTTTTCGATACAGTCGTCGCCTTCGAGGATACTGGGAAACAGAAACCGCATGCCGCTCCATTTCAATTAGCGATGACCCGATTGGGGGTCGGTTCGGGCGAAACGCTGATGGTGGGGGATTGGCCGGAACGCGACGTTCATGGCGCGCAAGCGCTGGGAGTGAAAACCGTGTTTGCTCGGTACGGCGATGTCCACGAAGTCGTCGAAGCGGGTGCGGATTTTGAAATCGACCAACCGGAACAGCTCCTTGCAATTGTTGATCAATTAGGAACACCGTACCGGGAAATCCTTCCCCCGAAACAAGAAATTTTGTTATAG
- a CDS encoding MBL fold metallo-hydrolase, whose amino-acid sequence MLYSSAGTLLPLGTGGWMATAERETSAYLWQRGNRTILLDAGSGLRRLGDCDCLAQLQATEKIYLFLSHYHLDHTIGFTFLSRFLKPEQTLVICAPDRTLCYYNPREALEMMLRMPFYHTPFPFLPFHTEIKELHLGENDVDGMPVTVWPQKHSDTSVGYAFDSTLAYISDTSVLARAMEPCNGVRWLLHEVYYDPTDVAELDRNENREAILHHSCDTEVAEFALQCAAGNLIPIHFNPTHSRERYVAQIERLADSIVDLTIPEDGKLISLG is encoded by the coding sequence ATGTTGTATTCCAGTGCGGGGACACTGTTGCCTTTAGGTACCGGCGGTTGGATGGCGACCGCGGAACGCGAAACCAGCGCATATCTCTGGCAGCGCGGCAACCGTACGATTTTGCTCGATGCTGGCAGCGGCTTGCGGCGGTTAGGCGATTGTGACTGCCTCGCACAACTGCAGGCAACCGAAAAGATCTACCTCTTTCTTTCCCATTATCATCTTGACCATACGATTGGATTTACTTTCCTGTCGCGTTTCCTGAAGCCGGAACAAACCTTGGTGATTTGCGCGCCGGATCGCACTTTGTGTTACTATAATCCGCGAGAAGCGCTCGAAATGATGTTGCGGATGCCGTTTTATCACACTCCGTTCCCGTTTCTCCCATTTCACACCGAAATTAAGGAACTTCACCTCGGTGAAAACGATGTCGACGGGATGCCGGTAACAGTCTGGCCGCAGAAACATAGCGACACCTCGGTCGGATATGCCTTCGATTCGACCCTCGCCTATATCTCCGATACCTCGGTGCTGGCGCGAGCGATGGAGCCTTGCAACGGCGTCCGTTGGCTGTTGCATGAGGTGTACTACGATCCCACAGATGTCGCTGAGCTGGATCGTAACGAAAACCGGGAAGCGATTCTCCACCATAGCTGCGATACCGAAGTTGCTGAATTTGCGTTGCAATGTGCCGCCGGAAATTTAATCCCGATCCATTTTAATCCGACGCATTCGCGGGAACGCTACGTAGCACAAATAGAACGGTTGGCAGATAGCATCGTCGACCTTACCATCCCCGAAGATGGAAAACTGATTTCCCTGGGATAA